One genomic segment of Paraburkholderia caffeinilytica includes these proteins:
- a CDS encoding aldo/keto reductase, producing the protein MTTDIASVSLPDGERIPKLGQGTWEMGEQPARRASELAALRCGIELGMTLIDTAEMYGDGATESLLGEALAGLRDQVFLVSKVYPHNASRRGVIAACEQSLKRLKTDRLDLYLLHWRGSVPLAETVEAFEALRSAGKIRHWGVSNFDTDDMEELVATPGGEACATNQILYNVARRGPEFELLPWLAARNMPAMAYSPVDHARLPKRSPLDDIADARGVSIFQVALAWVLQKPGVFAIPKAGRVEHVRDNHRASQLQLDARELAAIDTYFKPPRSKRPLDML; encoded by the coding sequence ATGACGACCGATATCGCAAGCGTGAGCCTGCCCGACGGCGAGCGTATTCCGAAACTGGGGCAGGGCACCTGGGAGATGGGTGAACAGCCGGCGCGGCGCGCCTCGGAACTCGCCGCGCTGCGTTGCGGCATCGAGCTGGGCATGACGTTGATCGACACGGCGGAAATGTACGGCGACGGCGCCACCGAGTCGCTTCTCGGAGAAGCGCTGGCGGGGCTGCGCGATCAGGTCTTTCTCGTCAGCAAGGTGTATCCGCATAACGCCAGCCGGCGCGGCGTGATCGCGGCCTGCGAACAGAGTCTCAAGCGCCTGAAAACCGATCGGCTCGATCTGTATCTGTTGCATTGGCGCGGCTCGGTGCCGCTCGCCGAAACGGTCGAGGCATTCGAGGCACTACGCAGCGCGGGCAAGATTCGCCACTGGGGCGTCAGCAACTTCGATACCGACGATATGGAAGAGCTTGTCGCCACGCCGGGTGGCGAGGCCTGCGCGACCAATCAGATTCTCTACAACGTTGCGCGCCGTGGGCCGGAATTCGAGCTGTTGCCGTGGCTCGCCGCGCGCAACATGCCGGCGATGGCATACAGCCCGGTCGATCACGCGCGCCTGCCGAAGCGCTCGCCGCTCGACGACATCGCCGACGCACGCGGCGTCTCGATCTTCCAGGTGGCGCTCGCGTGGGTGTTGCAAAAGCCGGGTGTGTTCGCGATTCCGAAAGCGGGCCGCGTCGAGCATGTGCGAGACAACCATCGGGCGTCGCAACTGCAACTCGACGCTCGTGAACTTGCTGCGATCGACACTTATTTCAAACCGCCACGCAGCAAGCGGCCACTCGACATGCTGTGA
- a CDS encoding GntR family transcriptional regulator, translated as MTSASEDRWRDLRPDPENDTPLYLQLARKLGSAIHENRWNAGEALPSERVLSEALGVSRITSRKAIALLVEQGLIRRTQGAGSFITPRYEDPLSRLSSFSEMLRRRGFTPSSKWLSREISPANRDEVIQLGLSPAAAVTRLRRLRLADGIVMAVENSTFPAAVIPDPQAIGDSLYTYLENRGLTIVRALQHFRAVNANEEIAQQMSIAPNEALLLITRVGYTADQRAIELTDTYCRNDYYDFVAELRK; from the coding sequence ATGACCTCAGCCTCGGAAGACCGCTGGCGCGACCTGCGCCCGGACCCGGAAAACGACACGCCGCTATACCTGCAACTCGCTCGCAAGCTCGGCAGTGCGATTCACGAAAACCGTTGGAACGCGGGCGAGGCGCTGCCTTCCGAGCGCGTGCTCTCCGAGGCGCTCGGCGTATCGCGGATCACCTCGCGCAAAGCCATTGCCCTGCTGGTCGAACAAGGGTTGATTCGCCGCACTCAAGGTGCGGGCAGCTTCATCACGCCGCGCTATGAAGATCCGCTATCGCGTCTGTCGAGTTTCAGCGAGATGCTGCGGCGACGCGGTTTTACGCCGAGTTCGAAGTGGTTGTCGCGGGAAATTTCGCCGGCTAACCGCGATGAGGTGATTCAACTGGGCTTGTCGCCGGCGGCGGCCGTGACCCGGCTGCGCCGCCTGCGCCTCGCCGACGGCATCGTAATGGCCGTGGAGAATTCGACCTTCCCCGCTGCGGTGATTCCCGATCCTCAGGCAATTGGCGATTCCTTGTACACGTACCTGGAAAATCGCGGACTGACGATTGTGCGCGCGCTGCAGCATTTTCGCGCAGTCAACGCGAACGAAGAGATCGCGCAGCAGATGAGCATCGCACCCAACGAAGCGCTGTTGCTGATCACGCGTGTCGGGTACACGGCGGATCAACGGGCCATCGAGCTGACCGATACCTACTGCCGGAACGATTACTATGATTTCGTGGCGGAGTTGAGGAAGTAA
- a CDS encoding CoA transferase gives MNATTPELALKHIWMTAECDPAALRSVSLPGADPGLPSVYQVGALASATIAASGLAAAEYHRLRTGRRQHVTVEMRRALASFRSERYLRIDDGPPPALRDPVTGFYATRDARWIQLHTNFPHHLAGVLKVLGCANDRTAVAEAIRGWDGATLDQTLADAGLCAALIRTPEEWSALDQAKAIAELPLFEIERIGDAPLEPPREAGAERPLAGVRVLDLSRIIAGPVAGRALAQHGAEVLMVNGPHLPNIAPLVIDNGRGKRSAVIDLRDAAGRETLRGLVGGADVFLQAYRPGALTARGFGPEELARVRPGIVYVSVCAYGHTGPWAGRRGFDSLVQSASGIAFTEREAAGWHEPKHLPCQALDHATGYLAAFGAMTALARRATEGGSWHVRVSLAQTGRWLQSFELLPDGWKAPDVSIDDVRDCLGTVQSEFGRVLGVLPAERLEATPAYFALPPARIGAHEAKWA, from the coding sequence ATGAACGCCACGACGCCTGAACTCGCCCTCAAACATATCTGGATGACTGCGGAATGCGACCCGGCCGCGCTGAGGTCCGTTTCGCTTCCCGGCGCCGATCCGGGTTTGCCGTCGGTCTATCAGGTCGGCGCGTTGGCCTCGGCAACCATCGCCGCGAGCGGCCTTGCGGCTGCGGAATACCATCGTTTGCGCACCGGGCGCCGGCAACACGTCACGGTGGAGATGCGGCGCGCACTGGCCTCGTTTCGCAGCGAACGCTATCTGCGTATCGACGACGGCCCGCCGCCCGCCTTGCGCGATCCGGTGACGGGCTTTTACGCGACGCGCGACGCTCGCTGGATTCAACTGCACACGAACTTTCCGCATCATCTCGCAGGGGTGCTGAAGGTGCTGGGCTGCGCGAACGATCGCACGGCGGTGGCCGAGGCGATCCGCGGCTGGGATGGCGCGACGCTCGATCAGACGCTCGCCGACGCCGGCTTGTGCGCGGCATTGATTCGCACGCCCGAAGAGTGGAGCGCGCTCGATCAGGCGAAGGCGATTGCGGAGCTGCCGTTGTTCGAGATCGAGCGCATTGGCGACGCGCCGCTCGAACCGCCACGCGAGGCGGGCGCGGAGCGGCCGCTGGCGGGTGTGCGGGTGCTGGATCTGTCGCGCATCATTGCCGGGCCGGTGGCGGGGCGCGCGCTCGCGCAGCATGGCGCGGAGGTGTTGATGGTCAACGGTCCGCACTTGCCGAACATTGCGCCGCTGGTGATCGACAACGGGCGCGGCAAGCGCTCGGCCGTGATCGATCTGCGCGATGCAGCCGGGCGGGAAACGTTACGTGGCCTCGTCGGCGGTGCCGATGTGTTCTTGCAGGCATATCGGCCGGGGGCGCTGACGGCGCGCGGGTTTGGCCCCGAGGAGCTGGCGCGGGTGCGGCCGGGGATCGTCTATGTCTCGGTTTGCGCTTATGGGCACACGGGGCCGTGGGCCGGGCGGCGCGGTTTCGATAGCCTGGTGCAGTCCGCTAGCGGGATTGCTTTTACTGAGCGCGAGGCGGCGGGATGGCACGAACCGAAGCATTTACCGTGTCAGGCGTTGGACCACGCGACGGGGTATCTGGCCGCTTTCGGCGCAATGACCGCCTTGGCGCGCCGGGCCACCGAAGGCGGGAGCTGGCACGTGAGGGTCTCGCTTGCGCAGACCGGGCGCTGGTTGCAGTCGTTTGAATTGCTTCCCGACGGCTGGAAGGCACCCGATGTTTCGATCGACGACGTGCGGGATTGCCTGGGAACCGTGCAGTCGGAGTTCGGGCGGGTTTTGGGCGTTCTGCCGGCCGAGCGTCTGGAGGCGACGCCTGCGTATTTTGCGCTGCCGCCGGCGCGGATAGGCGCGCATGAAGCGAAATGGGCGTAA
- a CDS encoding citrate/2-methylcitrate synthase — MPPSQSLTAAEAADALGISLPTLYAYVSRGMLSSSPDAQGKHRLYDAGEVRRLARRKEDGKRAGKVAQKVLDWGVPVLESSITLVAGGRLLYRGHDAMELARTASLEDVAALLWECSARRIADAPAVPFAAAQWAAWLKLWSDSTPLDRALVLLPAAAAQMPRVWALGRDAQLDTACAVMRLLAAAMISAAPSNEPLHKQLASAWNVSNRQQAGLLRAALVACADHELNASTFTVRCITSTGTHLFGAVAGGLAALAGPRHGGETVRIAALLDEASRAPDLDRYLANRLARHEHGAHGPVLSGFGHPLYPEGDPRARLLLGMLADCAPARSPLGEVQALARTVRDTTGAEPTVDFALVAIERVLGLPAGAAFTLFAVGRVVGWIAHAMEQTRDGRLIRPRARYIGEYEAAG; from the coding sequence ATGCCGCCCTCCCAATCCCTGACCGCTGCCGAAGCTGCCGACGCGCTCGGCATCAGCCTGCCTACACTGTATGCGTATGTCAGCCGCGGCATGCTGAGCTCGTCGCCGGACGCGCAAGGCAAGCACCGGCTCTACGACGCCGGCGAAGTGCGGCGGCTCGCGCGGCGCAAGGAAGACGGCAAGCGCGCCGGCAAGGTTGCGCAAAAGGTGCTGGACTGGGGCGTGCCGGTCCTCGAATCGTCGATCACGCTGGTGGCCGGCGGCCGCCTGCTGTATCGCGGGCACGACGCCATGGAGCTGGCGCGCACGGCATCTCTGGAAGATGTCGCGGCGTTGTTGTGGGAATGCAGTGCGAGGCGTATCGCCGACGCACCGGCCGTGCCGTTCGCCGCCGCTCAGTGGGCCGCGTGGCTCAAGCTCTGGAGCGACAGCACGCCGCTCGACCGTGCGCTCGTGCTGCTGCCGGCCGCCGCGGCGCAAATGCCGCGGGTATGGGCGCTCGGTCGCGACGCGCAACTCGATACCGCCTGCGCGGTCATGCGCTTGCTGGCCGCCGCGATGATCTCGGCGGCGCCGTCGAACGAACCGCTCCACAAGCAGCTGGCGTCAGCATGGAATGTGAGCAACCGTCAGCAGGCAGGGTTGCTGCGCGCGGCGCTGGTGGCATGCGCGGATCATGAGTTGAATGCATCGACCTTCACGGTTCGCTGCATCACGTCGACGGGGACGCATCTGTTCGGCGCCGTGGCAGGCGGTCTGGCCGCATTGGCCGGGCCGCGGCACGGTGGCGAAACGGTGCGGATTGCGGCGCTGCTCGATGAAGCGTCACGCGCACCCGATCTCGACCGCTATCTGGCGAACCGGCTCGCCCGCCACGAACACGGCGCGCATGGGCCGGTGCTGTCGGGTTTCGGCCATCCGCTTTATCCGGAAGGCGACCCGCGCGCACGCCTGCTGCTCGGAATGCTCGCCGACTGCGCGCCGGCCCGCTCGCCGCTAGGCGAAGTGCAGGCGCTCGCGCGCACGGTGCGCGACACGACCGGCGCGGAGCCGACCGTCGACTTTGCACTCGTGGCCATAGAGCGGGTGCTCGGTCTGCCGGCCGGCGCTGCATTCACGCTGTTCGCGGTCGGCCGGGTGGTCGGCTGGATCGCCCATGCGATGGAGCAGACGCGCGACGGCCGGCTGATCCGGCCACGCGCGCGCTATATCGGGGAATATGAGGCGGCCGGTTGA
- a CDS encoding DUF2917 domain-containing protein yields the protein MREVRIFEMEHGEPAAAWRVARPSVFKVISGEIWLTVEGENGDHWLATGQSIELPRGEVAWVSAGQAGARFALASGSERTATRPLSGLPMLNWLPRWLGVA from the coding sequence ATGCGTGAAGTCCGTATTTTCGAAATGGAACATGGCGAGCCCGCAGCGGCCTGGCGTGTCGCGCGTCCGTCGGTCTTCAAGGTGATCTCTGGCGAGATCTGGCTGACCGTCGAAGGCGAAAACGGGGATCACTGGCTGGCAACGGGGCAATCGATCGAGTTGCCGCGCGGCGAGGTGGCGTGGGTCAGCGCAGGGCAGGCCGGTGCGCGTTTCGCGCTGGCTAGCGGCTCAGAACGCACTGCAACCCGGCCGCTGAGCGGTTTGCCGATGTTGAACTGGCTGCCGCGCTGGTTAGGCGTGGCGTGA
- a CDS encoding PLP-dependent aminotransferase family protein: protein MKLEIQLDRDNGVPLTEQIVTGVTAWIRSRAAHPGSKLPSIRQFAADYGVSRFPVIEAYDRLVSLGYVDSRHGSGFYVADRQPANTTCQGSSDPRRAEDESGHILQQFNHQGETLKLGSGFIPDAWRDMDSLAQAIRHVSRTDTASMIDYATPLGNLTLREHLQSRIGQLGIQADASQILITNGASQALDLLMRYMLKAGDTMFVEDPGYYNLYGLLKLHGVKLIGIPRTRNGPDLDVLEAQLQLHRPKLMFVNTVFHNPTGTTVAPPVAFRLLQLARTHGFKIIEDDIYADFQTDVTDRLATLDQLEHVIYVGGLSKTLSSSLRIGCVVASHEIIKDLVDIKMLTSIGGSRFAEAVAVSLLERGAYRKYLDRLRRRMRDALGSTTQILEDAGWELFEKPVGGKFLWARVPHVDNAERLVACGAPLGVTVVPGSYFRPHMEVSPWIRIHAAFGNEPRAQAFFHAAAALPASV from the coding sequence ATGAAACTCGAAATCCAACTCGATCGGGATAACGGCGTACCGCTCACCGAGCAGATCGTCACGGGCGTCACTGCCTGGATTCGCTCGCGCGCCGCCCATCCTGGTTCAAAGCTGCCGTCGATCCGTCAGTTCGCAGCCGACTACGGCGTGAGCCGTTTTCCCGTGATCGAGGCTTACGACCGACTGGTGTCGCTCGGCTATGTCGACTCGCGCCACGGCTCGGGCTTCTATGTCGCCGACCGGCAACCGGCGAACACAACGTGCCAGGGTTCCTCGGACCCGCGCCGCGCCGAGGACGAATCGGGGCACATCCTCCAGCAGTTCAATCATCAGGGTGAGACGCTCAAGCTTGGCAGCGGCTTCATACCCGATGCGTGGCGCGACATGGACAGCCTCGCGCAGGCGATCCGCCACGTGTCGCGCACCGACACGGCAAGCATGATTGATTACGCGACCCCGCTCGGCAATCTGACCTTGCGCGAGCATCTGCAAAGCCGCATCGGGCAGTTGGGCATTCAGGCGGACGCCTCGCAGATTCTGATCACCAACGGCGCGAGCCAGGCGCTCGATCTGCTGATGCGCTACATGCTCAAAGCCGGCGACACGATGTTCGTCGAGGACCCCGGTTACTACAACCTGTACGGTTTGCTGAAACTGCATGGCGTGAAGCTGATCGGCATTCCGCGCACCCGCAACGGCCCCGACCTCGATGTACTGGAGGCGCAGTTGCAACTGCACCGGCCCAAGCTGATGTTCGTCAACACTGTGTTCCACAATCCGACCGGCACCACGGTCGCGCCGCCGGTGGCGTTCCGGCTGCTGCAACTGGCGCGCACGCACGGCTTCAAGATCATCGAAGACGATATCTACGCCGACTTCCAGACCGACGTCACCGACCGTCTCGCGACGCTCGACCAACTCGAACACGTGATCTACGTGGGCGGCTTGTCGAAGACGCTGTCGTCGTCGTTGCGGATCGGCTGCGTGGTGGCGAGCCACGAGATCATCAAGGACCTGGTCGACATCAAGATGCTGACGAGCATCGGCGGTTCGCGCTTTGCCGAGGCGGTCGCCGTGTCGTTGCTGGAGCGCGGCGCGTACCGCAAATATCTGGATCGGCTGCGTCGCCGCATGCGCGACGCGCTGGGCTCGACTACCCAGATACTCGAAGACGCCGGCTGGGAACTGTTCGAAAAGCCCGTCGGCGGCAAGTTCCTGTGGGCACGCGTGCCGCACGTCGACAATGCCGAACGGCTGGTGGCATGCGGCGCGCCGCTCGGCGTAACGGTGGTGCCCGGCAGCTATTTCCGGCCGCACATGGAAGTAAGCCCGTGGATCAGGATTCACGCGGCATTCGGCAACGAACCGCGCGCCCAGGCATTTTTCCATGCCGCCGCGGCGCTGCCTGCTTCAGTCTGA
- the mdtD gene encoding multidrug transporter subunit MdtD, which produces MLWLVATGFFMQTLDSTIVNTALPAMATSLGELPLRMQSVVIAYSLTMAVMIPVSGWLADKLGTRRVFFSAILVFAVGSLLCANAHTLNQLVIYRVVQGVGGAMLLPVGRLAVLRTFPAERYLPALSFVAIPGLIGPLIGPTLGGWLVKIASWHWIFLINVPVGIVGCIATFIFMPDSRNEHTGKFDLKGYLLLIFGMVAISFALDGRTEFGIQHATVLVLLILSLACFVAYGLHAVREPTPIFPLDLFKIHTFSVGLLGNLFARIGSGAMPYLIPLLLQVSLGYSAFEAGMMMLPVAATGMAAKRLVTTLIVRYSYRRVLIVNTVLVGLTMASFALTSAGQPLWLRLVQLAFFGGVNSMQFTAMNTLTLKDLGTGGASSGNSLFSLVQMLSMSLGVTVAGALLATFTGLLPRVTAANSLPAFHATFLCVGIITAGSSWIFAQLSPDIRTPAKKTDPSERT; this is translated from the coding sequence ATGCTGTGGCTCGTCGCCACCGGCTTCTTCATGCAGACGCTCGACTCGACCATCGTCAACACCGCGCTCCCGGCGATGGCGACGAGTCTCGGCGAGTTGCCGTTGCGCATGCAATCGGTGGTGATCGCGTACTCGCTGACGATGGCAGTGATGATCCCGGTGTCCGGCTGGCTCGCCGACAAACTCGGCACACGGCGCGTGTTCTTCAGCGCCATCCTCGTGTTCGCGGTCGGCTCGCTGCTGTGCGCCAACGCGCATACCCTGAATCAACTGGTGATCTACCGCGTCGTACAAGGCGTGGGCGGCGCGATGCTGCTGCCGGTCGGAAGGCTCGCGGTGCTGCGCACCTTCCCGGCGGAACGCTATTTGCCGGCTTTGTCGTTCGTGGCGATTCCCGGACTGATCGGACCGCTGATCGGCCCAACGCTCGGCGGCTGGCTCGTGAAAATCGCGTCGTGGCACTGGATCTTTCTGATCAACGTGCCGGTGGGAATCGTGGGTTGCATCGCCACGTTCATCTTCATGCCGGATAGCCGCAACGAGCACACCGGCAAGTTCGATCTGAAAGGCTATCTGCTGCTGATCTTCGGCATGGTGGCGATTTCATTCGCGCTCGACGGCCGTACGGAGTTCGGCATCCAGCACGCCACGGTGCTGGTGCTGCTGATCCTGAGCCTTGCCTGCTTCGTCGCCTACGGTTTGCACGCCGTGCGCGAGCCCACGCCAATCTTCCCGCTCGACCTGTTCAAGATCCACACCTTCAGCGTCGGTCTGCTAGGCAATCTGTTCGCGCGGATCGGCAGCGGCGCGATGCCGTATCTGATCCCTCTGCTCCTGCAAGTGAGTCTCGGCTATAGCGCCTTCGAAGCCGGCATGATGATGCTGCCGGTGGCCGCTACGGGCATGGCGGCGAAGCGCCTCGTCACGACGCTGATTGTCAGGTATAGCTACCGGCGCGTGCTGATCGTCAACACGGTGCTGGTGGGCCTGACCATGGCGAGCTTCGCGCTCACCTCCGCGGGGCAGCCGCTGTGGCTGAGGCTCGTGCAACTGGCGTTCTTCGGCGGCGTCAACTCGATGCAGTTCACCGCGATGAACACACTGACACTCAAGGACCTCGGCACCGGCGGCGCAAGCAGCGGCAACAGCCTGTTCTCGCTGGTGCAGATGCTCTCGATGAGTCTCGGCGTGACGGTTGCCGGCGCGTTGCTCGCGACCTTCACCGGCCTCCTGCCGCGCGTGACCGCCGCCAACTCGCTGCCCGCGTTCCATGCGACGTTCCTGTGTGTCGGCATCATCACCGCCGGCTCGTCGTGGATCTTCGCGCAACTGTCGCCCGACATCCGCACGCCGGCGAAAAAGACCGATCCCTCGGAGCGGACCTGA
- a CDS encoding EAL domain-containing protein: MSMIELDPPGFQPPRPMAGDEGSRRTVLYGGYTVFSVFQPVFSVSHRRAIGYHASLRAHDEHALQVPSHEVFTQAARRGDLLELGRLAESLHLGNFNAFDSHDEWLFLSLHPAALMDTSYGDALLAGLKALGLPPQRVVLEVSEQAGGETTRFADIIDALRKSGFLIALDGFGAKHSNIDRVWNLRPDIVTLDRCILAQASEHSHIERVLPGLVSLLHESGQLVLMGGLSTERDALIALECNVDFVQGAYFAGPSVEPVKPQAAAGLMDSLSAALRERVAARERAQSARLAPYVTALETAAAQLVAGESTTQATATLLTLGETARCFVLDGSGRQIGDNVLPAGRASQRAKRFRPLLHSEGASWERRPYFIQAMRVPGQVHLTPPYLSINEAHLCVTASIAAHTPHGTQVLCVDINWEVAAHRN; the protein is encoded by the coding sequence ATGAGCATGATCGAACTCGATCCTCCCGGCTTCCAGCCGCCACGTCCGATGGCCGGCGACGAAGGCTCCCGGCGCACCGTCCTGTACGGCGGCTACACTGTTTTCAGCGTGTTCCAGCCGGTTTTCTCGGTGTCGCACCGGCGCGCGATCGGTTATCACGCTTCACTGCGCGCACACGACGAACATGCTCTGCAAGTACCGTCGCACGAAGTTTTTACGCAGGCGGCACGGCGCGGCGACCTGCTGGAACTCGGACGGCTCGCCGAATCGCTGCATCTGGGCAACTTCAACGCATTCGACAGCCACGACGAATGGCTTTTCCTGAGCCTGCACCCGGCGGCGCTGATGGACACCAGTTACGGCGACGCACTGCTCGCCGGCCTCAAGGCGCTGGGCCTGCCGCCGCAACGGGTGGTGCTGGAAGTCTCCGAACAGGCCGGCGGTGAAACCACGCGCTTCGCCGACATCATCGACGCGTTGCGCAAGTCCGGTTTCCTGATCGCGCTGGACGGCTTCGGCGCGAAGCATTCGAACATTGACCGCGTGTGGAATCTGCGTCCGGATATCGTCACGCTCGACCGCTGCATCCTCGCGCAAGCGAGCGAACACTCGCATATTGAACGCGTGCTGCCGGGCCTCGTCTCGCTGCTGCACGAATCCGGGCAACTGGTGCTGATGGGCGGCCTGAGCACCGAGCGCGATGCGCTGATCGCGCTCGAATGCAATGTCGACTTCGTACAGGGCGCCTACTTCGCGGGCCCGAGCGTCGAGCCGGTGAAACCGCAAGCGGCAGCCGGCTTGATGGACTCGCTCTCCGCGGCGCTGCGCGAACGGGTCGCCGCGCGCGAACGCGCGCAGTCCGCGCGGCTTGCACCCTATGTCACGGCGCTGGAAACGGCGGCTGCCCAACTCGTGGCCGGGGAATCGACGACCCAGGCGACCGCGACGCTGCTCACGCTCGGCGAGACGGCACGCTGTTTCGTACTCGACGGTTCGGGCCGGCAGATCGGCGACAACGTACTGCCGGCGGGGCGTGCGTCGCAACGCGCCAAGCGCTTCCGGCCGCTGCTACATTCGGAAGGTGCGAGCTGGGAGCGCCGGCCGTACTTCATTCAGGCCATGCGCGTGCCAGGCCAGGTGCACCTCACGCCGCCCTACCTGTCGATCAACGAAGCACACCTGTGCGTGACGGCCTCGATCGCCGCACATACGCCGCACGGCACGCAGGTGCTATGCGTCGACATCAACTGGGAAGTCGCTGCACATCGTAATTGA
- a CDS encoding sigma-70 family RNA polymerase sigma factor, which yields MTEQEIDRASSFEAVRARLLALAYRMLGSRAEAEDVVQDVWLKWHLADTQEVQTPAAWLTTITTRAAIDRLRQVQRERASQATGWLPEPWLDEVAPSAEELALRAAEMSYGVMLLLERLKPDERAAFVLHEAFDCDYAEIAKILDRTPGSCRQIVHRAKERLQRAGAPLERPDPAAHARIVERLRIALEAQDRVGLLRLFSDAPEVVSDVVSDAPVCTQELAPVAWMETVTALAHQASHAEVVSVGGAMCIALLFEGEVVGVIDVSTQSLPDGSTKIVALRAVTRAARLQAANRLLGRTAVMKLLARIRRNSVASITMCSDFPVDVDA from the coding sequence ATGACAGAACAGGAAATCGACAGGGCATCCAGCTTCGAGGCCGTGCGCGCCCGCCTGCTCGCGCTCGCGTACCGCATGCTCGGCAGCCGCGCCGAAGCGGAAGACGTGGTGCAGGACGTCTGGCTCAAATGGCATCTCGCCGATACGCAAGAGGTGCAGACACCGGCCGCCTGGCTTACCACGATCACCACGCGCGCGGCCATCGACCGGCTGCGTCAGGTGCAGCGCGAACGCGCGTCACAGGCCACCGGCTGGTTGCCGGAGCCTTGGCTCGACGAGGTGGCGCCATCGGCGGAGGAGCTGGCCTTGCGCGCGGCGGAGATGTCGTACGGCGTGATGCTCCTGCTCGAGCGCCTGAAGCCGGATGAGCGGGCGGCATTCGTGCTGCACGAAGCGTTCGATTGCGACTACGCGGAGATTGCGAAAATCCTCGACCGTACGCCGGGCAGTTGCCGGCAGATCGTCCATCGGGCCAAGGAGCGCTTGCAGCGTGCGGGCGCGCCGCTGGAGCGCCCGGACCCCGCCGCCCATGCGCGGATCGTGGAACGCTTGCGTATCGCGCTGGAGGCGCAGGATCGAGTGGGTTTGCTGCGTCTCTTTAGCGACGCGCCTGAAGTTGTCAGCGACGTCGTCAGCGACGCGCCGGTATGCACGCAGGAACTGGCGCCCGTGGCCTGGATGGAGACGGTGACAGCGCTCGCACATCAGGCGAGCCATGCGGAGGTGGTGTCGGTCGGCGGCGCAATGTGTATTGCGTTGCTCTTTGAAGGCGAGGTTGTCGGAGTCATCGACGTGTCCACGCAAAGTCTGCCGGACGGTTCGACGAAGATCGTCGCGTTGCGCGCCGTCACCCGCGCGGCGCGTTTGCAGGCAGCCAACCGCTTGCTGGGCCGCACGGCCGTCATGAAGCTGCTCGCGCGGATCCGGCGGAACAGCGTTGCCTCAATTACGATGTGCAGCGACTTCCCAGTTGATGTCGACGCATAG